From the genome of Anoplopoma fimbria isolate UVic2021 breed Golden Eagle Sablefish chromosome 1, Afim_UVic_2022, whole genome shotgun sequence, one region includes:
- the numa1 gene encoding nuclear mitotic apparatus protein 1 isoform X1: MTINLGVKALLGWVNSIKLSDREKTIDDLQDGADLLKVVYMLKKEPNSSFTNSIEDRFKLIADFLERDCRFSATKGTSFSWDNIRAGINLRVEIAKVLLLLVYHDIMNDRCTLNMLECDVEREIANLTGSFVMESDGCVYLSKGLDAYLARKHLPVAREIFERSATTSTSNVSTMSSFSDDESPVFHRTQKISFVDMQTVASSSVSKSPLQDIMNTPKFQLRKIQRQMVKERDYRDGLERELASKLALIAQRESHINQLQYRLDKMKEERGDQESVIRDQLNELQTKNSTLQMRLNEMLKQNKDLKSNSSLMERKVDELSDENGVLSSQMRTVCSQLAIFEAEVGRLTETQASAQEEWRSKTGHLQSELDQATNQKELLTEQIQILQGKISCLEDEICRATKDEVGENMGPIIEREMLDTEINGLKNELESTFCSLKKAEVEIEAKTQKLAEYEQEINQQKDLLKQHQSQTEAIIQAKDDILEKLKNEIIEQKAVLQQEIQDLKIQLEQVEKQKTEQMTRLQQDIAACEQEIAKLKEIKKEKESLLLQTEENVKDLETKLSAASSLLADKDQQINSLRKDVSILTDETKNNKSEIQVKEEMLAKLLLEKSNEQDIFCDKIKTLTVQAEDLSSSLTQAEHQIQLKQDLLAKTQQENVQQREVLQQQLVTCEEGVQKLNEEIQEKNEQLVILKKESSQKSGLLEQEITDLKGQLEHLNDSLRKTEDQVQAQKGMLAKQEQESAHQTVVLQQQLSASEERVRSMKEEIQTREEQLSMLKSQSSQQSEQLLQEIQELKNQVECLSSSLNNAEDNLQSKEDLLAEQQLQSTRDMESMQAQMVSSQDEVMRLNTEIHAKEDQLILLKTETTTHSDMLQQEIQCLKTQLANMGHSLTKAEEKVQSQIVMLTIQEQESAHQKELLQQQLSSSEEEMRKMKEEIQAKEEQIKLLKTDGSAQSDLLHQDIQELKKQVECLSSSLKNAENNLQSKEDLLAEQQLQSTRDMESMQAQMASSQDEVMRLNTEIHAKEDQLILLKTETTTHSEMLQQDIESLKKQMQSMTDSLEVAKNQAQAKDDLMAKQEQESTLQIESLGKHSVALEEEVNRLREEIQTKECEVDLLKNDSCKESQVLQNEIQTLRDQVQSLNESLKTTVNQVQAKENLLTQKEMEISQEKDKFENMMTTSEEEVRSLREQIQAKEERLVTLEREGSTHSDMLQQEIQCLKTQLANMGHSLTKAEEKVQSQIVMLTIQEQESAHQKELLQQQLSSSEEEMRKMKEEIQAKEEQIKLLKTDGSAQSDLLHQDIQELKKQVECLSSSLKNAENNLQSKEDLLAEQQLQSTRDMESMQAQMASSQDEVMRLNTEIHAKEDQLILLKTETTTHSEMLQQDIESLKKQMQSMTDSLEVAKNQAQAKDDLMAKQEQESTLQIESLGKHSVALEEEVNRLREEIQTKKCEVDLLKNDSCKESQVLQNEIQTLRDQVQSLNESLKTTVNQVQAKENLLTQKEMEISQEKDKFENMMTTSEEEVRSLREQIQAKEERLVTLEREGSTHSDMLQQEIQCLKTQLAKMGHSLTKAEEKVQSQIVMLTIQEQESAHQKELLQQQLSSSEEEMRKMKEEIQAKEEQIKLLKTDGSAQSDLLHQDIQELKKQVECLSSSLKNAENNLQSKEDLLAEQQLQSTRDMESMQAQMASSQDEVKRLNTEIHAKEEQIKLLKTDSSVQSDLLHQEVQSLKTQVETLGSSLRKTEEDMQAKEDLLAQQEQENTQQREALQSLQEKVKQVEILQKQISSHEEEIQKLEESQSEKESLLLKAEEKLQLLQTELSAVNTLVTDKDQNLITLREEVAAQANLVQKAKEEAEANQKMLVEITEESSNQTDVLQQEIQCLKWEMETASLNLLAKEQMLLETQRVSSEQIDCLKQQLVSVNAELNQYKETQSADLRLKDAVHVATVREKDALVQEKEALMARISLAEKNQKALEKQLEALVLENERLAQAKQATERENAASHKFESSLQQEMEVLKMEKEKLLKEKEKAEEIEMQKRDLQEQLSAKSEAAEHYKAQMEKAASHYNDKKQLLQGSQEEVGELKHSLEVKEREVKNTTMENKLLQLDLDKAQANEKALLSRVSSLEAQLAFADRNLREQNKIPGYASESCYLDIPFAHSSVHTRAQAKRTVSSDSLDQSSLEDSLNTTRKLSAPDESSTPLVRSSERLAAKRRGLQSGSLETLYFTPINTRQISRTGTEHKMELDSTRKNPTSSVKRRRTTQVINITLTKKTPGGGEHEDTFYSLASARSHPNLSGAHSARPVSMELFDTPARMTSTASDQLLGLPGYRRSIVPSQTASTFCLGSENEPEGGPDDWKRIAELQARNKACLPHLKSSYPVEADTGRRTTLIFTDEELRMGDPSDTIRRASMMPGQLQDSLSSHRYSLMGGHSGAAAGTRSHRLSLMPGQLPSKTYSSSQLRSPKGTKRSSSTLSVHQTSPEKRVKASCFALPLTPKNKNRGPSSAQLRPALSPADRRQSMMFNIENTPKNSNYLKKGLNKLRSSTRKSPGKSSKKSPVQTSARKENIPSGNVRAGVPRDGRIGSSKSPQVASKGQRATSRSAKSPLTSSARKKHVSVNEENLAGSRKR; the protein is encoded by the exons ATGACGATTAACTTGGGTGTTAAGGCTCTTCTCGGCTGG GTCAACAGCATAAAACTGTCCGACCGAGAAAAAACTATCGACGATTTACAAGATGGGGCAGACCTACTGAAAGTTGTTTATATGCT GAAAAAGGAACCCAACTCCAGTTTCACTAATTCCATTGAGGACCGATTCAAGCTGATTGCAGACTTTCTGGAAA gGGATTGCAGATTTAGTGCAACCAAAGGAACTTCATTTTCTTGGGACAACATAAGAGCTGGTATCAACCTAAGAGTAGAAATTGCAAAG GTGCTTTTGTTGCTCGTATACCACGACATAATGAATGACCGCTGCACTCTGAACATGTTGGAATGCGATGTGGAG CGAGAGATAGCAAACCTAACTGGTTCCTTTGTGATGGAGAGCGACGGTTGCGTTTATTTGAGCAAAGGACTTGATGCCTATTTGGCAAGGAAAC ATTTGCCTGTTGCCCGTGAAATATTTGAGAGATCAGCAACCACCTCTACCTCCAATGTGTCGACCATGTCCTCGTTTTCAGATGACGAGTCCCCCGTTTTCCACCGCACACAGAAAATCTCATTTGTGGACATGCAAACTGTGGCTTCATCCTCAGTCAG CAAGTCTCCACTGCAGGATATCATGAACACGCCTAAATTCCAATTGAGGAAGATACAACGACAAATGGTCAAGGAGAGGGACTACAGAGATGGGTTGGAGAGGGAGCTGGCCAGCAAGCTTGCACTCATTGCACAGAGAG AGTCCCATATTAACCAGTTGCAGTACCGCCTGGATAAAATGAAAGAAGAGCGAGGTGATCAGGAGAGTGTTATCAGGGATCAGCTCAATGAGCTTCAGACCAAGAACAGCAC GTTACAAATGCGTCTAAATGAGAtgttaaagcaaaataaagacCTCAAGAGCAACTCCTCACTTATGGAGCGCAAAGTGGATGAGCTGTCAGACGAAAATGGTGTACTCTCATCCCAG atGAGAACCGTGTGTTCACAGCTGGCCATATTTGAGGCAGAAGTTGGCAGGCTGACAGAAACCCAAGCTTCTGCTCAGGAGGAGTGGAGAAGCAAAACAGGCCACCTACAGTCTGAACTTGACCAAGCTACCAATCAAAAG gagctgctgactgAACAAATTCAGATCCTTCAGGGAAAGATTTCCTGTTTGGAGGATGAAATATGCAGGGCCACTAAGGATGAAGTAGGAGAGAACATGGGGCCTATAATAGAG AGAGAAATGTTGGACACTGAAATCAACGGTTTAAAGAATGAGCTAGAGAGCACATTTTGCTCCCTGAAAAAGGCTGAGGTGGAGATTGAGGCCAAAACACAGAAGTTGGCAGAGTATGAACaggaaataaatcaacagaaagATCTCCTTAAGCAACATCAGTCTCAAACTGAGGCAATTATTCAAGCCAAAgatgacattttagaaaaattgaaaaatgagaTCATCGAGCAGAAAGCGGTCCTTCAGCAAGAGATCCAGGATCTGAAGATTCAACTTGAGCAAGTTGAGAAGCAGAAAACCGAGCAGATGACCAGGCTACAACAGGACATTGCTGCTTGTGAACAAGAAATTGCAAAACTAAAGGAAAttaagaaagagaaggaaagccTCTTGCTCCAGactgaagaaaatgtgaaagatCTTGAGACAAAGTTATCTGCTGCCAGTTCTCTCTTGGCTGATAAAGACCAACAAATCAATAGTCTCAGAAAAGATGTGTCCATTCTTAcagatgaaaccaaaaacaacaaaagtgaaATTCAAGTCAAAGAGGAAATGCTTGCAAAATTACTTCTGGAGAAGTCTAATGAGCAAGACATATTTTGTGATAAAATCAAGACCCTAACAGTCCAGGCGGAAGACCTTAGCTCGTCTCTCACACAGGCTGAGCATCAAATTCAACTCAAGCAAGACTTACTGGCTAAAACCCAACAAGAGAATGTCCAGCAAAGAGAGGTACTCCAACAACAGCTGGTAACCTGCGAAGAGGGAGTTCAGAAGTTAAACGAAGAgatacaggaaaaaaatgagCAGCTTGTAATTCTAAAGAAGGAAAGCTCTCAAAAGTCTGGATTGCTGGAGCAAGAGATTACTGATCTTAAAGGCCAACTAGAACATCTGAATGACTCTCTCAGAAAGACAGAGGATCAAGTTCAGGCTCAGAAAGGTATGCTTGCAAAGCAAGAGCAGGAGAGTGCTCATCAGACAGTGGTCCTGCAGCAACAACTGTCTGCCTCTGAAGAGAGGGTAAGGAGCATGAAGGAGGAGATCCAGACTAGAGAGGAACAGTTgagcatgttgaaaagtcaaAGTTCACAGCAGTCAGAACAACTACTACAAGAGATACAAGAGTTAAAGAATCAGGTTGAGTGTCTTAGCTCCTCACTGAATAATGCTGAGGACAATTTGCAATCCAAGGAAGATTTGTTGGCTGAACAGCAACTACAGAGCACTCGGGATATGGAGTCAATGCAGGCACAGATGGTGTCATCTCAAGATGAGGTGATGAGGCTCAATACAGAGATTCATGCTAAGGAGGATCAACTAATTCTGCTTAAGACTGAGACGACTACACATTCTGACATGCTACAGCAAGAAATCCAATGTCTAAAAACCCAACTCGCTAATATGGGTCACTCCCTCACAAAGGCTGAGGAGAAGGTTCAATCTCAGATTGTCATGCTCACCATACAAGAGCAGGAGAGTGCTCATCAGAAGGAGCTTCTGCAGCAGCAACTGTCATCTTCTGAAGAagagatgaggaagatgaaagaGGAGATCCAAGCTAAAGAGGAACAGATTAAACTGCTGAAGACTGACGGCTCAGCGCAGTCGGATTTGCTTCATCAAGACATACAAGAGTTAAAGAAACAGGTTGAATGTCTTAGCTCCTCTCTGAAGAATGCAGAGAACAATTTGCAATCCAAGGAAGATTTGTTGGCTGAACAGCAACTACAGAGCACTCGGGATATGGAGTCAATGCAGGCACAGATGGCATCATCTCAAGATGAGGTGATGAGGCTCAATACAGAGATTCATGCTAAGGAGGATCAACTAATTCTGCTTAAGACTGAGACAACTACACACTCTGAGATGCTACAGCAAGATATTGaaagtctgaaaaaacaaatgcaaagcaTGACCGATTCTCTTGAGGTCGCCAAGAACCAGGCTCAAGCCAAAGATGATTTGATGGCCAAGCAGGAGCAGGAAAGCACTTTGCAGATTGAGTCACTAGGAAAGCACAGTGTCGCTCTTGAGGAGGAGGTTAATCGGCTGAGGGAGGAAATCCAAACTAAAGAGTGTGAGGTAGACCTGTTAAAGAATGACAGCTGCAAGGAGTCACAAGTGCTACAGAATGAGATCCAAACTCTTAGAGACCAAGTCCAAAGTTTGAACGAATCCCTGAAGACTACGGTAAATCAGGTTCAGGCCAAAGAAAACCTGCTGACTCAGAAGGAAATGGAGATTTCTCAGGAAAAAGATAAATTTGAAAACATGATGACAACATCtgaagaggaggtgagaagCCTTAGGGAGCAGATTCAGGCTAAAGAGGAACGGCTGGTCACACTAGAAAGAGAAGGCTCCACACATTCTGACATGCTACAGCAAGAAATCCAATGTCTAAAAACCCAACTCGCTAATATGGGTCACTCCCTCACAAAGGCTGAGGAGAAGGTTCAATCTCAGATTGTCATGCTCACCATACAAGAGCAGGAGAGTGCTCATCAGAAGGAGCTTCTGCAGCAGCAACTGTCATCTTCTGAAGAagagatgaggaagatgaaagaGGAGATCCAAGCTAAAGAGGAACAGATTAAACTGCTGAAGACTGACGGCTCAGCGCAGTCGGATTTGCTTCATCAAGACATACAAGAGTTAAAGAAACAGGTTGAATGTCTTAGCTCCTCTCTGAAGAATGCAGAGAACAATTTGCAATCCAAGGAAGATTTGTTGGCTGAACAGCAACTACAGAGCACTCGGGATATGGAGTCAATGCAGGCACAGATGGCATCATCTCAAGATGAGGTGATGAGGCTCAATACAGAGATTCATGCTAAGGAGGATCAACTAATTCTGCTTAAGACTGAGACAACTACACACTCTGAGATGCTACAGCAAGATATTGaaagtctgaaaaaacaaatgcaaagcaTGACCGATTCTCTTGAGGTCGCCAAGAACCAGGCTCAAGCCAAAGATGATTTGATGGCCAAGCAGGAGCAGGAAAGCACTTTGCAGATTGAGTCACTAGGAAAGCACAGTGTCGCTCTTGAGGAGGAGGTTAATCGGCTGAGGGAGGAAATCCAAACTAAAAAGTGTGAGGTAGACCTGTTAAAGAATGACAGCTGCAAGGAGTCACAAGTGCTACAGAATGAGATCCAAACTCTTAGAGACCAAGTCCAAAGTTTGAACGAATCCCTGAAGACTACGGTAAATCAGGTTCAGGCCAAAGAAAACCTGCTGACTCAGAAGGAAATGGAGATTTCTCAGGAAAAAGATAAATTTGAAAACATGATGACAACATCtgaagaggaggtgagaagCCTTAGGGAGCAGATTCAGGCTAAAGAGGAACGGCTGGTCACACTAGAAAGAGAAGGCTCCACACATTCTGACATGCTACAGCAAGAAATCCAATGTCTAAAAACCCAACTCGCTAAAATGGGTCACTCCCTCACAAAGGCTGAGGAGAAGGTTCAATCTCAGATTGTCATGCTCACCATACAAGAGCAGGAGAGTGCTCATCAGAAGGAGCTTCTGCAGCAGCAACTGTCATCTTCTGAAGAagagatgaggaagatgaaagaGGAGATCCAAGCTAAAGAGGAACAGATTAAACTGCTGAAGACTGACGGCTCAGCGCAGTCGGATTTGCTTCATCAAGACATACAAGAGTTAAAGAAACAGGTTGAATGTCTTAGCTCCTCTCTGAAGAATGCAGAGAACAATTTGCAATCCAAGGAAGATTTGTTGGCTGAACAACAACTACAGAGCACTCGGGATATGGAGTCAATGCAGGCACAGATGGCGTCATCTCAAGATGAGGTGAAGAGGCTGAATACAGAGATTCATGCTAAAGAGGAGCAGATTAAACTGCTGAAGACTGACAGCTCAGTGCAGTCAGATTTGCTGCATCAAGAGGTTCAAAGTCTAAAGACGCAGGTGGAGACTCTTGGCTCCTCGCTGAGGAAAACTGAGGAGGATATGCAAGCCAAGGAAGATCTGTTGGCtcaacaagaacaagaaaataCTCAACAGAGGGAGGCTCTCCAAAGCCTACAGGAGAAAGTCAAACAAGTGGAGATTCTGCAAAAACAGATTTCTTCACATGAAGAAGAGATTCAGAAGCTGGAAGAATCtcagagtgagaaagagagccTCCTCCTCAAGGCTGAGGAAAAGCTTCAGCTACTCCAGACAGAGTTGTCTGCAGTCAACACACTCGTAACTGATAAAGACCAAAATCTGATCACTCTCAGAGAGGAGGTTGCTGCCCAAGCCAACTTGGTTCAAAAAGCAAAAGAGGAAGCTGAAGCCAATCAGAAAATGCTGGTTGAGATAACGGAGGAGAGCTCCAACCAAACCGATGTTCTTCAACAGGAGATTCAGTGCCTGAAATGGGAAATGGAAACCGCTTCTCTGAATCTTCTGGCTAAAGAGCAGATGTTACTTGAAACTCAGCGGGTGTCTTCTGAGCAGATAGATTGCCTCAAGCAGCAGCTTGTCTCTGTAAATGCAGAGCTGAACCAATACAAAGAGACCCAATCTGCAGACCTCAGACTGAAAGATGCTGTTCATGTTGCCACTGTTAGGGAAAAGGATGCTCTTGTTCAGGAAAAAGAAGCACTCATGGCCAGGATATCACTGGCAGAAAAGAATCAGAAAGCTCTGGAGAAACAACTCGAAGCCCTGGTGTTAGAGAATGAGAGACTTGCTCAAGCCAAGCAGGccacagagagggagaatgcTGCCTCTCATAAATTTGAATCTTCGCTCCAGCAGGAGATGGAAGTCTtgaaaatggagaaagagaaactcttgaaagagaaagaaaaagctgaGGAGATTGAGATGCAAAAGCGAGACCTGCAGGAACAGCTCTCGGCTAAATCGGAGGCTGCAGAACACTACAAGGCACAG ATGGAGAAGGCAGCGAGTCATTACAATGATAAGAAACAGCTTCTCCAGGGAAGCCAAGAGGAGGTTGGTGAACTCAAGCATTCCTTAGAGGTTAAAGAGCGAGAAGTAAAGAATACCACCATGGAAAACAAGCTGCTTCAACTGGATTTGGACAAGGCCCAAGCCAATGAGAAGGCACTTTTGAGCAGGGTGTCCAGTTTGGAGGCCCAG CTGGCTTTTGCTGACCGTAACCTGCGGGAACAGAATAAGATTCCTGGATATGCATCAGAGTCTTGTTACTTGGACATTCCCTTTGCACACTCTAGTGTTCACACTAGAGCACAGGCGAAGAGAACCGTGAGCTCTGACAGCCTGGACCAGAGCTCTCTGGAAGACTCTCTGAACACCACAAG GAAACTTTCAGCGCCTGATGAATCAAGCACACCGCTTGTTCGCAGTTCAGAGCGCTTGGCAGCCAAACGCAGAGGTCTACAGAGCGGGTCTCTGGAAACCCTGTATTTCACACCTATAAACACCAGACAGATCAGCAG GACCGGTACAGAGCACAAAATGGAACTGGATTCAACCCGGAAAAATCCAACTTCATCCGTAAAACGACGCAGGACCACACAGGTTATTAACATCACCCTGACCAAG AAAACCCCAGGCGGCGGTGAACATGAGGACACTTTCTACAGTCTGGCCTCAGCTCGCTCCCATCCAAACCTCTCGGGTGCCCACTCGGCACGACCCGTGTCTATGGAGCTGTTTGACACACCTGCCAGAATGACCAGCACTGCCAGCGACCAGCTCCTCGGTCTCCCAGGTTACAGACGCAGCATAGTCCCTTCACAGA CCGCTAGTACGTTCTGTTTGGGGTCAGAGAACGAGCCCGAGGGGGGTCCTGACGACTGGAAGAGGATTGCTGAGCTCCAGGCCAGGAACAAGGCCTGCCTTCCTCATCTAAAGAGCAGCTACCCTGTGGAGGCTGAT ACTGGCCGCCGCACTACATTAATTTTCACAGACGAAGAACTGCGTATGGGTGACCCATCTGACACAATCCGTCGGGCGTCCATGATGCCCGGCCAGCTGCAAGACTCTCTATCCTCCCATCGGTACTCCCTCATGGGGGGACACTCGGGTGCCGCTGCCGGTACCCGTTCACATCGTCTGTCCTTGATGCCGGGCCAGCTGCCGTCAAAAACGTACAGCTCCTCTCAGCTGAGAAGCCCGAAAGGCACAAAGCGCTCTTCGTCTACGTTGTCCGTACATCAAACTTCACCTGAG AAAAGGGTGAAGGCCAGCTGCTTCGCACTACCGCTCACTCCTAAAAACAAGAACAGAGGACCTTCAAGCGCTCAGCTTCGTCCTGCCCTCAGTCCA GCTGATCGGAGGCAGTCGATGATGTTCAATATTGAAAACACCCCCAAAAACAGCAACTACCTAAAGAAAGGGCTGAACAAACTACGCAGCTCCACCCGGAAATCCCCGGGCAAGAGTTCAAAGAAGTCGCCCGTTCAAACGTCTGCGCGAAAGGAAAACATTCCTTCAGGAAATGTCCGCGCTGGAGTCCCACGAGACGGCAGAATTGGCAGCTCCAAGTCGCCCCAGGTGGCATCTAAAGGACAGAGAGCCACCAGCAGGTCTGCAAAGTCTCCTCTGACGTCTAGCGCTCGCAAg AAGCATGTGTCTGTCAATGAAGAAAATCTTGCTGGAAGTCGTAAAAG ATGA